The following are from one region of the Gossypium hirsutum isolate 1008001.06 chromosome D03, Gossypium_hirsutum_v2.1, whole genome shotgun sequence genome:
- the LOC107949596 gene encoding dynein light chain LC6, flagellar outer arm → MLEGKALVDDSDMPLKMQIEAMSFASQALDLYDVFDCISIAGYIKKEFDSKYGNGWQCVVGSNFGCFFSHSKGTFIYFTLERLKFLIFKVASSSTSP, encoded by the exons ATGTTAGAAGGGAAAGCTTTGGTGGATGACTCAGATATGCCATTGAAGATGCAGATTGAAGCAATGTCTTTTGCTTCTCAAGCTCTTGACCTTTATGATGTCTTTGACTGCATTTCCATTGCTGGTTATATAAAAAAG GAGTTTGATAGCAAGTATGGGAATGGATGGCAATGTGTGGTGGGTTCAAATTTTGGGTGTTTTTTCTCTCATTCTAAAGGGACTTTCATTTACTTTACATTAGAGAGACTCAAGTTCCTTATCTTCAAAGTGGCTTCATCTTCAACCTCTCCTTAA